A genome region from Flavobacterium sp. CFS9 includes the following:
- the folP gene encoding dihydropteroate synthase, which yields MTINCKGQLIDLSIPKVMGVMNVTPNSFFDGGKYKNEEEIISRANIILSEGADFIDLGGYSSKPDAEFVSEQEEIDRVVPAIEFILKHFPDALLSIDTFRGEVAKASIESGAAIINDIAAGELDDKMFDVITKYNVPYIMMHMRGNPQTMQTMTHYDDIMKEMLLYFSEKVQKARSLGINDLILDPGFGFAKTTDQNFEVMQKMELFNVLELPVLAGISRKSMIYKTLGVTPLEALNGTTFLNTIALTKGAKILRVHDVKEAVECVTLFNKLKV from the coding sequence ATGACAATTAATTGCAAAGGCCAGCTTATAGATTTATCGATTCCTAAAGTAATGGGAGTGATGAATGTAACACCGAACTCTTTTTTTGATGGAGGGAAGTACAAAAATGAAGAGGAAATTATCTCAAGAGCAAATATTATATTGTCTGAAGGAGCTGATTTTATTGATTTGGGAGGGTATTCCAGTAAACCTGACGCGGAGTTTGTGTCTGAACAGGAAGAGATTGACCGTGTTGTTCCTGCGATTGAATTTATTTTAAAGCATTTTCCAGATGCTTTACTGTCGATTGATACGTTTAGAGGCGAAGTTGCCAAAGCAAGTATAGAAAGCGGCGCAGCGATTATTAACGATATTGCTGCCGGTGAACTGGATGATAAAATGTTTGATGTTATTACAAAGTATAATGTGCCATACATCATGATGCACATGCGCGGCAACCCGCAAACGATGCAGACTATGACTCATTATGACGATATTATGAAAGAAATGCTGTTGTATTTTTCTGAGAAAGTGCAAAAAGCAAGAAGTTTGGGAATCAATGATTTGATATTGGATCCTGGTTTCGGCTTTGCTAAAACAACCGATCAGAATTTCGAAGTAATGCAGAAAATGGAACTTTTTAATGTATTAGAATTACCCGTTTTAGCAGGGATTTCAAGAAAATCAATGATTTATAAAACGCTTGGTGTTACACCGCTGGAAGCTTTAAACGGAACAACGTTTTTAAATACCATTGCGTTAACCAAAGGAGCAAAAATTCTTCGTGTTCATGATGTGAAAGAGGCGGTGGAATGTGTTACTTTGTTTAATAAACTGAAAGTTTAG